The genomic segment TTACCAGGTTACTATTAACTATTTTGactgtttcatatttttttctaggaatctTACATATTAACCCAGGGTATAAGGCCATAGGGTAGTATTTTCTCAGCACAGCACTCATCCTTTTTTTAAGTTAAGTGTATCCTTAAAAGATTTGCTGTGCTTGTAATTTAATACTGCATTTCATCAAATCCAAGATGCCCTTGTTTATAAGGTCATCTGGGCTCTTACTTTACGATCCACTAAAAAGCAAAAAGCATTGCCAAACTCTGACATGTTAATAAGATgtattctatttcattcatttaacagatgttaaaaggaaaaagtgTGCATTTCTGAACTGTGCAGAGATCTTAGTTGAGTGTTCAGTAATCTTTGTGGATTGGGTAATGCTTGTTCTTTGACTTCTTTTAGTTTTCCTTCTTAAGGGGGAAAATGGTAATGATGTTGCTTCTGGAAAGATAGAGCGCAATTTTTCGGCCTGTTTAAATAAGACAGATTTATCTTTTGGGAAGCCTTGGACTTTTCCTGGAGTTCAGGATTACAGTTCTCAAGTTGTCATCTACTGCACTACTTGGGGATGtgttagaaatataaattatcaGGCCTTTCTCCAAATCTACTAGATCTGAAATCCTTCTAGATGATTCTGACCCGTCCTGAAGcctgagaaccactgacctaaGAGCTGTTACAATTTTTTGGCTTCTTCAGAGTGCACATCGAGGAACTCTGTAGAAACCAGCTCACAGCTCTTTTATAGTACTTCCCATGTATCTTTATGGCATTTATTTTGTGTAAATTGTTTTTCTCTGATTGTATCTCTACTAGGCTTGgtgtgttttcttctctttacatCTCAGTCTTTGTAGTGCTGTTTTTTATTTTgccaaaattcaaagaaaatatttgctggCTGAAATCCTTGTTTTCATAGATCAGTTGGTGTAGAGCCAAGTTTTACAACAGATGAgtatttcaacttttaaaatttttgaaaattttatctaAGTTTGAAATTGTTTAAACTAAGGAGAAATATCTTTAAGAGTTCACTTTTATATTGTCTGTCAGCTCCTTCATTTTAGATTTTTCCTGTCATAGAAATACCTTTGGTGGCCTTGTAGAAAAACGTATAGTCTGCTAAAATATTCAGCTGAACTAAGGGCTAAAAAAGAAAGGCCTTTTGTTTTGGAATGCATATTTATAAAGTTGTCAACAGCTCAGAAATTAGGTGACTGTAACAACAATGGAAATAAAAAGCCCATAAATTGATAAAATTTGATGAAACTTGTGATTTAAATAGTAAATGTTGACTTTGTTATTTAAGGGACTGGGAGGAAATTTGGTGTTAACCTGtcttgggaagaaaggaaaattttgaaACTATGCCTTGAAACATAATTTGTTTCCTGAATAGTAGTTTCTTTTAATTTCAGTGTgaagatttttgtctttttcacaACAGCAACAGCTCATTTTAAAATGCCCCCCCCCTCTTATCCTGTGTATTTACTAGTTTTAACTGGTCTATATAAGTAAATTTAGAGTTAACTCAGGAACATTTACTAGTTTGGTTAAACTTAGACTATTGTTAGTGCTATAAGAacgaatttatttttccttcacgtAAATTCCTGTGACATGTGAAGTCTCTATTCCTCAGGCCTGTCAAAATGTGATAAATCATtgagatttaaaagaaaacaggattAAATATTGAAGACTAAAAACATTAACTTGTAAATATATTGGTGGAATAGAGCCCAAATATTTAATCAGTCATAAAATGATCTTAAAACTAATTGTACATTTTTACCAATTGAAGAATATAATCAACGTTGCTGTTTATTACTTATTTGGACATCACTGATAATCAAAATAAGATTTTCCGTCATTAACATAGGAAATCAAAGTCTGTTTGACTAGGTAATTCCTTACAGTATCatcttagggttttttttttgcgtAAGGTGAATGAAACTTCCTTAAGTGATCCAGTTATTGATGCAGTTGAATTTTATTCTAACTTAAGAATTGGCTTATAGATATGGAACATGAAGCAAACAGACTTGAAGTATTTAGTGAATGATGATGCTGATTAATTTtgctgggagaatattttcaaagtaagTTATGTTCCCCCACCTTAAATTTTTAGGAGGAAGTTAACATCCCCAATAGACGAGTTCTGGTTACTGGAGCTACTGGGCTTCTTGGCAGAGCCGTGTACAAAGAATTTCAGCAGAATAATTGGCATGCCATTGGCTGTGGTTTTAGAAGAGCAAGACCAAAATTTGAACAGGTTAATCTATTAGATTCGGCTGCAGTCCATCACATCGTTCAAGATTTTCAGGTATGATTTAGTCTGTTTATTGTTAACACACGTGATCTATATTAAGAATAATCTGGGTTTTATGTAAAATGTTTGCACTCAAGGAAGTTACTATACTTAAGCTCTAGCCTGTTGAGCAACAATATTTAGTGCACTATTTTTTTAGCGTGGCAAAGTATATGCAATCTTTGAAAAGATTAGGTGGCAACACAGGTTAAGGTAAGACAAATGAgaagcattttataaaaagaCTATGTTTTTGGAGTACTCTTTTAAGTACTACTTTCTATGCAAATGCTTTTATATTATTATCTGTAAACCTTACAGTATTGTAGAATagatgttatttccattttagagataataaaagctcaggaagattaaataacttgctggCCATAGtcacagaaaagttgcagaaaATTTTGAGTTCTGTACTAACTGAACAAATCTGGAGTTCAAGTTCTTTCTAAAACGGTTCAAGGAACATTTATATCAAACCCACATAGGAATTTGCTCTTGGGCCTTACTCCCGGAGATTTTAATTTAACAAATCTGTGGTGGGACCCATGACTCTACATTTTAAGAAGTGCCCCAGATTATGCACATTCAAGTTAGAAAATAAGATGCTTCCTTAAGCAATTGTTGAAAAGGAAGTTTGGTATGTGGTAACACTAGCCCTGCCTGTTGGTGATCTTCCCAAATCTTTAGTGGCTTAGCAACTCTGGTAAGTACATACCCATTCTCTTCCAAGGCCCCTCTGCATTCCTCTATCTTGATGTCTGTCACATTATATTAAAGCAGTCTCTTTACATCATCTGTCTTTCCCACTAGATCATGAAATCTTGCTCCCTGCACAGTGTTTTAGCATATATGTGGATTTATTTAtagatttattaaatatttaggtTGTATTGATTACATAAATGATAGCTCTTTTCACCCATTCAAATTAAGGAACAGGTTATTTTGATTTAGAAGTAAAGTTAACAGAGTTTTGTCTGGTTTTGCCTAGAAATTACTAAATTGCTTTTTACTTTTCTAagcctatatatatttttaaggaagTTCATACCTTGGAAAAGGGAAGCATGACAAACTATATTAAAAATTACAATGACTCTTTAATTGAAGGAATGTcaatttaacatttttctgtgATTTACTTCTCGAAGACTGTAGTTTCCTCTATTCTATTCCTTTTTgagttaaaaatacattaatgctTAAATTCCAGCCCCATGTCATAGTACATTGTGCAGCAGAGAGAAGGCCAGATGTTGTAGAAACTTATCCAGATGCTGCTTCTCAACTTAATGTGGATGCTTCTGGGAATTTAGCAAAAGAAGCAGGTAATGATGACTTCATAAAATCTTCGTAAAATTAGATACTTAATGAGATTTGTCTATGTATGAAAAGCCGTTATAAATTCCAGTGAAGAGTAATGTCTTGTGGTTTAATGGATTCCTTATTTTGTTATCTGTTTTCTTGAAGCTGCAATTGGAGCATTTCTGATCTACATTAGTTCAGATTATGTATTTGATGGAACAGATCCACCTTATGGAGAGGAAGACATAGCCAGTCCCCTAAATCTGTATGGCAAAACAAAATTAGAAGGAGAAAAGGCTGTTCTGGAGAACAATTTAGGTAAGCAACAATCTCTTTAGCCCCTGATTGTTTTTGAGTTTTTAGTTTAAAATTAGTCAAGGAACATAAattacttaagagaaattagagaatgtagttaattttaaaaaatacgaATTATAGAAATCCTTAATAATTTATGAATTCTTCTAGACTTCCTCCAGTATAACTGTGTATACATAAATATCATATGCCAAAAACAAGTAATATAATACAAATTTCTGTAAACTACTTTCAAAAAAAGTCATGTCATTTTTCCTAAACTGAGGTATTCTGATATTTGTAgttgaaaaaaaatgcagaattgTAAAGAGTGTAAGTTATTTTATAATGCTGCCTCAGAGAGAAGCACCAAaagtggttttgtatgtttttccCACTTGTCCCATACCAAATGCGATGGTGTGGTCTTTCCCTACATATATGCATAACAATAacagtattatacacagcagtaatagtagttgAACTCCTTTTGGGGCCCCAGACCCTATAATTcaaatgtgtgtaagtatgtgggagggggtcttcccaacTAACACCAAGCAACTCTGgagcaccagcagggtgtctgagattcaattcaattctgttgctgtctgcccagagacagcaccagatgccccaggttaagggctctgtcctacaagagtTCCCCCCCATCCCCCACTCCTAGAAGCCGATCACAAGCGCCGGGCAGTTccttgtgcttctgacctactgacTACAGATTAGAgattcccatgacctcccccttaggtttgattaatttgctaagtggctcacagaactcaggaaaacactaaaCAGTTTACCAgattaataaaggatacaagttaacagccagatgaagtgaTACATAGGGCAGGGTCCTAAATAAAAAGGAGTGTCTAtctttgtggagcttggggcctggctcggcgGCTTGTGGAGGCATTCTGGTTCTTCAAGCATAGAAGCTCTTcctgactgagaagcaggatccaacagAGCAGAGCAGTGAGAGAGCATTAAATTCTTAGGGGTTTTTCTGAGAGCTTCATTGCATAGTTAACTGACTAAATTGGCCTTtgactgattcagcctccaggtcctgcccttgggtggggggggtccaaaagtctctcattaacatgacaaaacagcCATTTTACCTTTAAGAccgcagtgttttcaggaactgtgggtgaagttcctgggaaatacatatttggtcatatgaattcATATGACCagatatatatttcttaaaactcACTATATCACACAGTATGGGagcttattttctgaattttaaaaaatgtgtgcatGTTGTTCGTAACCTGGCCCCTTCATTTGCATCTCAGTCCATAATGAGCCATCTAAATGTATTCCTTTCAGTATCTGCATAATACTTGATATAACCAGTCCCTGCACTAAATAAACCCAGTGCCTGAGACTGCCATCTCCTTGAGAAGCATCGCCTACTAACAGACATtaagtttttcagtttttttattataaattatactgAAGGAATCGTCCTTGAATACATACCTATACATGGTTGTcctaataaattaatttaattaaaaatagtttGAATTTTCAATTATTGCACTAATTATCCAAAGTCTGTTATAACCCCTCAGTAGGAACCAATGTAAAATCTAAGTACCTCATAATTCCGAAATCAATGGTTTGAAGAATTATGTGGTAAAACACTTACCCTTTAGATTCACCAGTTGTTTTGCcacatgttttacatatatttctttttgctGATCTCATTGAGAATTAGTTGAACTTCACCACCAAAGTACTTCACCAAGTATGTATCTTCTAAGAACAAGGATGTTCTTTACATAATCACAATGCAGTTACCACACTCAGGAAATTTAACATTAATATACTGTAATGTAATACACAGTGTATACAGGAATTTTCCCAGTTGTTCCAATGTCctttattgcattttattttttaatctaggATCCAGTTAAGGATCACTTaatacatttagttgtcatgatgagttttatttttaatgattataaCAGTGAAAAGTTATATATAAAAAGTACCCTGTTGAGAGACTTACCTGTTTTTATTAATCTGTAGGTGCTGCTGTTTTGAGAATTCCTATTCTGTATGGAGAAGTTGAAAAGCTTGAAGAAAGTTCTGTGACTGTTATGTTTGATAAAGTACAGTTCAGTAACAAGTCAGCAAACATGGACCACTGGCAGCAGAGGTTCCCCACACATGTCAAAGATGTAGCCACTGTATGTCGTCAGTTAGCAGAAAAGAGAATGCTGGTGAGAAAGCTTGGAAGGAAGAGTTCCTAATGTCCATTTTAGTAAAATTCCTTTTAATGAGTAGAAGTTAAAGTGCTTTTTTAAAACTACAAGGAAATCAAAAGTAGTTTGCAGATAATAGGctatttttaatgaataataaaaacattATCCTTTCATGTTTGAATTTATTTGTCAAATACTATAGATCCCTTCTGCCATTCTTTATTGCAAGATGactgaaaatatgtttttttttcctttgggtaacaaaataatttcctAATGTCTTAGAAAAAGTTACAAGATGTATGT from the Manis pentadactyla isolate mManPen7 chromosome 2, mManPen7.hap1, whole genome shotgun sequence genome contains:
- the MAT2B gene encoding methionine adenosyltransferase 2 subunit beta isoform X1, whose protein sequence is MVGREKELSIHFVPGDCRLVEEEVNIPNRRVLVTGATGLLGRAVYKEFQQNNWHAIGCGFRRARPKFEQVNLLDSAAVHHIVQDFQPHVIVHCAAERRPDVVETYPDAASQLNVDASGNLAKEAAAIGAFLIYISSDYVFDGTDPPYGEEDIASPLNLYGKTKLEGEKAVLENNLGAAVLRIPILYGEVEKLEESSVTVMFDKVQFSNKSANMDHWQQRFPTHVKDVATVCRQLAEKRMLDPSIKGTFHWSGNEQMTKYEMACAIADAFNLPSSHLRPITDSPVLGAQRPRNAQLDCSKLETLGIGQRTPFRIGIKESLWPFLIDKKWRQTVFH
- the MAT2B gene encoding methionine adenosyltransferase 2 subunit beta isoform X2, producing the protein MPEMPEDMEQEEVNIPNRRVLVTGATGLLGRAVYKEFQQNNWHAIGCGFRRARPKFEQVNLLDSAAVHHIVQDFQPHVIVHCAAERRPDVVETYPDAASQLNVDASGNLAKEAAAIGAFLIYISSDYVFDGTDPPYGEEDIASPLNLYGKTKLEGEKAVLENNLGAAVLRIPILYGEVEKLEESSVTVMFDKVQFSNKSANMDHWQQRFPTHVKDVATVCRQLAEKRMLDPSIKGTFHWSGNEQMTKYEMACAIADAFNLPSSHLRPITDSPVLGAQRPRNAQLDCSKLETLGIGQRTPFRIGIKESLWPFLIDKKWRQTVFH